The stretch of DNA GAAACCTTCCACTCTCACTCTTGAAGTTGCTTCCTGGGGAAAGTTCGGATTAGGAACGCCGCCAGTGCCCTGCAGCAAAACGTCAATCGCGATATAGGCAGGATTGGATCCCGGCGAAGTGTATACGCCCACGTTGCCGATTACCTGATAGGCGGCAATGATGTAATTATTTTGGGAAGCGGTCAGATCGAGCACGCAGGCGGAGCTGGTGCCGGGCCCGGTTCCTGCCGCGCATGGAGGCATCAGCACTCCTGCATACGTGACAAAGTCACCTACTTCAAAAGGCATCTGTTCCCAGGGATCGGTCACGCCACTCGGCGGTGTAGTAATGGGATTGGAGCGGGCCGCCGCCATGGTGAAAGTGAGAGCAAAAGCTCCTGACGTATCCAGCGGACGGTTGCGCTGGGGACAACGGTCATCTTCAGTAGAAAGAATCGAAGAGCCGGGAATGATCGGGTGCGGTGCAGCAGTGCCCGGCGCTACGCGAGGAATGCACATGGGATAACCGGTCACGCTGCGAATCGTTGGATTGGATTGATCGACCGTGAAGCGTATGTCCGGGCTTTGGCCCATGGAAAAGCGGCCTACATTTCTGCTGGGAACGGCTGGATTTGTGAGGCCTGCAATCGGCGGGTCATTGAGCATTACCGCCCTGCCGTTTACGACCATGATTCCGTTCGCGTAGTCGATTGCAGTGATGAATCCCGAAGAGGAGTTCAGCGACTGTTGCGATAGGAAGATGAGGCCCGCGATGTAACACGGCGATGTTAAGGGAAGGCCCGTGCTGGGATCGGTGTGCGCTCCGCAGACGGCACTGGCTACGATGTTGCCCTGAACGTGGGCCTCCCACGTGCCGGGCATGCAACCAACGCCCACGCCGACGGGCGGCAAGCAATCGGCAAGCGCCAGGCCGGAAGCCGTGCCAAACTTGCTTACCGTTGCGGGCGCCTGAGCAAAGACCTGTCCCCAACTCAACGTAGCCGCCGGCATTTGCACAATGCTATTGGCCGGCACGATGATCACATGATCGTTGACTTTAATTGTGCCGCCGGAGAGGAGGTCTCCCGCCGTGCCTATGGGGCGATCAATGGTGGCCGCCTGAATAAAGCCAACTGTATCAAAGCCGGCCGACTCAGTTGTAAGGGCGCCACTTTGCGGCACTGCGGGTATGTTTGCCACGAATAAAAGCAGCGAGATACAAACGAAGCCGGCGATGGCCAACATCGTTTTTTTACTAGTGCATGAATACATGGGAAGCTCCTTGGCGGACGCGCCTCAAACTCGTGTTGGCTTACAGGAACGGTGCCGGCGTGGCTGGTGAGTGGGGATTGAACCAGCTTTTCCGCCGGCACTTCTCAACAATTCATCTTGGTTGCTCTGGCATGGGTGCCTCGGTTGTCGGCGCTGCAACAGCTGATTGCTTTTCCATATAGCCGATCAGCAGCTCCGTGGTCGCAGCATCGAAATGCAGGTTTGGCATGCGCACATCTTTGTATTTTTTCAACAAGGCATTGGCCAGCGGATCGCCATTGTCCAGCAGTTCCTCCGGCACCTGGACGATTTTCCGGAGCCACTGGGGATCGCGGATCTTCGTTAGGCCCTTCAGGTCCGGACCAATGGATTCTCCGCCACCAATGGTGTGGCAGGCCGCGCATTGCGTGAAGAAGACATATTTGCCATGATCGTCGTATTTGACAGCAGGCGCATCGGCATAGCTCTTGCCCGATGTCATCTTTTTGGTGCTGGTCCAGCTATTCATCCAGTCACCAATCATGATGGCCAGGAAGCGCGGGTTATCCAGGGCATTGTTGCGCAGCCACTGTCCGGTAGCTTCATTGCCCAGCAGCAGATGAGCCGAGTGGCCATCGCGGTCACCCGGAATGGGGTCTTGAAACCCAAGCTTCTTGTTGATGAGCGTGATGTCTTCTTTCTTGCCAGTAAGGAAGAGCCAGCCGGGGCCGGCGTGGTATGTGTCGGCATATTCCTTCATGGCCGCCGGAGTGTCGCGTTTAGGATCAATGCTGATGGAATAAAAAAAGATATCTTTGCCCACGCGGTCGCCGAGCATCTTCTGCACCTGGGC from Terriglobia bacterium encodes:
- a CDS encoding SCO family protein; this encodes MRPKSWASLAGVAAMIFASTILISFGPAPAAAYENHWGANYFPNVELTDQFGRKLHFYDDLLKGKTVAIEQFYTHCIDICPLETARLAQVQKMLGDRVGKDIFFYSISIDPKRDTPAAMKEYADTYHAGPGWLFLTGKKEDITLINKKLGFQDPIPGDRDGHSAHLLLGNEATGQWLRNNALDNPRFLAIMIGDWMNSWTSTKKMTSGKSYADAPAVKYDDHGKYVFFTQCAACHTIGGGESIGPDLKGLTKIRDPQWLRKIVQVPEELLDNGDPLANALLKKYKDVRMPNLHFDAATTELLIGYMEKQSAVAAPTTEAPMPEQPR